In a single window of the Magnolia sinica isolate HGM2019 chromosome 7, MsV1, whole genome shotgun sequence genome:
- the LOC131250665 gene encoding uncharacterized protein LOC131250665, translated as MRVEKDFEHTIRSRLPARDASTRTRKAPPAPPIPAGRFPLLARALPLPSGESCGYCGYPTSGKPTLIEPGGGQSSAQAPAAHTGPSSSPESSPCTSVHSCCSEAEQDPLQTIHGNVHINGTPVLTLFNSGATLSFIDSAIAFRLELNTTRIHAPLVAASPMGKFIETDKMYRACPITLTNHEVTVDLIVMPVRHFDIILGMGWLTSVRVVMDCRDKTVTISVLGQASFTLKGRGRCQEFESLQALDEAETVEATIGRILVLVRDFSEVFQEILGLPPRRVVDFCIVFKLRTAPISLPLSRMPSCEMKELRC; from the exons ATGCGAGTAGAGAAAGACTTCGAGCACACCATCCGGTCCCGCCTTCCAGCACGAGATGCCTCGACTAGAACCAGGAAGGCACCTCCTGCTCCTCCCATTCCAGCAGGAAGGTTTCCGCTACTCGCACGAGCTCTGCCTTTGCCTTCAGGAGAGAGTTGTGGTTACTGTG GGTATCCCACCTCGGGCAAACCGACCCTAATAGAACCAGGCGGTGGGCAGAGTAGCGCCCAGGCCCCAGCAGCCCATACAGGGCCCTCCAGCTCACCGGAGAGCTCCCCTTGCACGAGTGTACATAGTTGCTGCTCAGAGGCTGAGCAGGACCCCCTTCAAACTATCCATGGTAATGTTCACATTAACGGTACTCCTGTACTCACTTTatttaattctggtgcaactttgtCTTTTATTGATTCTGCAATTGCATTTAGACTAGAATTGAACACAACTCGGATACATGCCCCCTTAGTTGCAGCATCCCCTATGGGTAAGTTTATAGAAACAGACAAGATGTACAGAGCATGTCCCATCACTCTCACAAATCATGAAGTGACCGTGGACCTAATCGTCATGCCCGTCAGACACTTTGACATCATCCTCGGGATGGGCTGGCTTACATCAGTGCGTGTAGTCATGGACTGTCGCGATAAGACAGTTACTATATCTGTCCTCGGGCAGGCCTCTTTCACTTTGAAAGGAAGAGGCAGATGCCAAGAGTTTGAGAGCTTGCAGGCTCTAGATGAAGCTGAGACAGTGGAAGCCACTATCGGACGAATACTAGTATTAGTCCGAGACTTTTCTGAAGTGTTCCAAGAGATACTGGGACTGCCTCCTAGGCGTGTAGTAGATTTTTGTATCGTTTTTAAACTAAGAACCGCTCCTATATCACTCCCTTTGTCTCGCATGCCTTCTTGCGAGATGAAGGAGCTAAGATGTTAG